In a single window of the bacterium genome:
- a CDS encoding gamma-glutamyltransferase family protein, whose protein sequence is MLPHGAAHRPAVCGTRGVVTSAHFLASMAGAEMLLEGGNAMDAAIATAVALNVVEFYRSGLGGAGVMVVSSARRRERLALDFTGFAPHASDPARTAADELQVGPKAALTPGALGGWLAALERFGTMPRDKVFAPAIRLAERGFPLSLRTCDFLRLALPRLAASDEGRRVVRGGGTPRPGAIFVQADMARTLRQIVEGGAGVLYGGPLGRAIANGVEQHGGWLRESDLEAYKPHWQSPLGGNFDGVDLIIPPPPCSGWQILETLHILEGFELKSLGHNSADYLHLFIEAAKLAASDRVAYAHAEQAPVRSLITKAYAGERRLHLDRLRASASGGERFSRDVLPGQVPPGRPDLLAEETTHFATADTDMVVNVTQSLGNMFGSGFMVPGTGVFLNNFLAWTDLDAESPNYLRGGEQIELMMTPVQAFRDDRFALSIGTPGSYGILQTTPQMILNHLVFDLNIQEAIEAPRVCTRRKRAIDVEARIPAAIRSALATRGHEINLLDEHEGWSWTLGGAHGIARDAESGSLAGGADPRRDGYAIAI, encoded by the coding sequence ATGCTTCCGCACGGAGCTGCCCATCGGCCTGCCGTGTGCGGTACCCGCGGCGTTGTCACGTCGGCGCACTTCCTCGCGTCCATGGCTGGCGCCGAGATGTTGCTGGAAGGGGGAAACGCTATGGACGCCGCCATCGCAACGGCGGTGGCGTTGAATGTCGTTGAGTTCTATCGGTCGGGCCTCGGGGGCGCGGGTGTCATGGTTGTGTCATCTGCGCGGCGGCGCGAACGACTAGCTCTGGACTTTACCGGGTTTGCACCGCACGCGAGCGACCCGGCGCGGACGGCCGCGGACGAGCTGCAGGTTGGGCCCAAAGCTGCGCTAACCCCTGGTGCACTTGGCGGCTGGCTCGCCGCCCTGGAGCGATTCGGCACCATGCCGCGCGACAAAGTCTTCGCGCCGGCCATTCGACTTGCAGAGCGGGGATTCCCTCTCAGCTTGAGGACGTGCGACTTTCTCCGTCTTGCTCTACCACGGCTTGCTGCGTCGGATGAAGGCCGGCGGGTCGTACGTGGTGGTGGCACGCCACGACCAGGCGCGATTTTCGTTCAAGCGGACATGGCCAGAACGCTTCGCCAGATCGTCGAAGGCGGCGCCGGTGTGCTGTACGGCGGGCCCCTGGGCCGCGCCATTGCCAACGGTGTTGAGCAACACGGGGGGTGGCTGCGCGAGTCGGATCTAGAAGCATACAAGCCTCACTGGCAATCGCCACTCGGGGGCAATTTTGATGGCGTCGATCTAATCATTCCACCGCCACCGTGTTCAGGGTGGCAGATCTTGGAGACATTGCACATCCTTGAAGGGTTCGAATTGAAGTCACTTGGTCATAACTCCGCGGATTACTTGCACCTGTTCATCGAAGCTGCGAAGCTTGCTGCTAGCGATCGGGTCGCGTATGCGCACGCGGAACAAGCGCCGGTGCGTAGTTTGATAACCAAAGCCTATGCTGGCGAGCGACGGTTGCACCTGGATCGCCTACGTGCAAGTGCAAGCGGCGGCGAGCGATTCAGCCGAGATGTCTTGCCCGGGCAGGTACCACCGGGGCGCCCGGACCTTCTTGCAGAAGAAACGACGCATTTCGCCACGGCAGACACCGACATGGTCGTGAACGTGACGCAGAGCCTTGGCAACATGTTTGGGTCGGGATTTATGGTCCCGGGAACAGGCGTGTTTCTGAACAACTTTCTCGCGTGGACGGATCTTGATGCTGAAAGCCCGAACTATCTCCGGGGCGGGGAGCAGATCGAGCTCATGATGACGCCCGTGCAAGCATTTCGGGATGATCGATTCGCCTTGTCCATTGGTACTCCGGGCTCGTATGGCATCTTGCAGACGACTCCGCAGATGATCTTGAATCATCTCGTGTTCGATCTGAACATTCAGGAAGCGATTGAGGCGCCCCGCGTCTGCACACGACGAAAGCGGGCTATTGATGTCGAGGCACGAATTCCCGCGGCGATCCGCAGCGCGCTCGCGACCCGCGGACATGAGATCAATCTCTTGGACGAGCATGAGGGCTGGTCATGGACCCTCGGCGGTGCTCACGGGATTGCGCGCGACGCCGAATCTGGATCGCTCGCGGGCGGAGCGGACCCACGACGCGACGGCTATGCCATTGCGATTTGA
- a CDS encoding integrase core domain-containing protein: MVPTYRHAGQHVRAVLTDGGPESYGRFLTACRELGIEHRRTKPRHAWTNGFVERLQGTILSELWRVAFRRTYYTSVAQLERDLQAYLRFYNRERPHQGYRLQGRTPATLFAGRKVN; encoded by the coding sequence GTGGTACCCACCTACCGGCACGCGGGCCAGCACGTCCGCGCCGTCTTGACCGATGGGGGGCCGGAGTCCTATGGACGCTTCCTGACCGCCTGTCGCGAGCTGGGGATCGAGCATCGCCGTACCAAACCGCGCCATGCGTGGACCAATGGCTTCGTCGAACGCTTGCAGGGGACGATCCTGAGCGAGTTGTGGCGGGTCGCCTTCCGCCGGACGTACTATACGAGCGTCGCGCAGTTGGAGCGCGATTTGCAGGCCTACCTGCGCTTCTACAATCGGGAGCGCCCGCATCAAGGGTACCGCCTGCAAGGGCGGACGCCGGCAACCCTGTT